AAGTAAGTGTACTAATGACGTAAACTTACATTTTGGATCTTCCTTAGCTTTCAAAGCTATAACCAGTATAGCTTCTAAAGTCTTAGACACCAGTTTTGTTGTCATCTACTCCCCACCTCTGAGTGTGGTAGATGTGCCCCTGATGTCAATCGTACTTCTGTCAGTCCCTTCCCTCCACAGGCATTACCCTGCTTCATCAGTACTATGAACTGATCCGACTCCCAGTATGCCATTTGCGCCATCTTACCGTCCATAGGCTTGACAGTGCATACTCCTGTAGGGAGAGCATACTGGGCCTCCCGAGTTCCCATATTCTCCGTTTGATAACATGCTACGGTCTTAGACCCCGTTGGACTCACATCACCTTGCCGTGTCCCAGAGCTCTCTGCTATATTCCAAGACTGGAGGTGCTGACTAATGGTGGTATGAATGCTGCCTTCCGTTACACAGATAACGTCGGCTTCCAAGATCATCAGAATTTCGGGGCTTATAACCTTCACTTCCGTTGTGGCCTATTGTCCCATCCCCCCAGCTTCACATCAGCCTGTTACCAGTCTGGGTGTGGGGTTCAGTTCTGAGGTGGTGGCTAGCCTTTCCTCAGGCTGGATTTTCACCAGCTGGCGAATATGAGCTTAGCTCGGCACGCCTGTGTCATCCGTGCAATCCGTGTTCCATTACAACATCATCTTTTATGTGAAAACGGGCATCAAAAAGAAATAAATACACAAATCTTAATAGCTTGCGATAATTCTTACATACAGTGATGTTGATGGGGTGCAAGAAATATATCGATAAAATCGTAACCTGCAGTCACTGTGGAAGGGAATACACAGAGATACTATGTGAAGAGGATCTTTCCAGTATTGTAGCATTTTTCTGCGAAGACTGTGGAAAAAATTTGGAAGAAGTATTAGAAAAAAGTGGGATTGCCATAAAACCATCAAACATGCGCAAACTGCGAAATACCGGGCAGTCAGACTAAATTGTGGTGAAGTATGACAGAACTGACTGAAGATGCGATAAGGGAAATCTTTAGCGATAAAACATTTTTCAGGGGACTGGATTACTACGACAGCGGTCATGTCCACAGACCTGTAAAAATGGCGAACACGCTATACGCTCAGGTGCTGGGAAGTGCGGCAGCACCATACGAGACGAGAGCTTATATCGATGATCAGAATATAAGCACCCAGTGCTCATGTCCTGTGGGGAATATGTGCAAGCACGGGACCGCCCTTCTTCTGCAATGGGCGGATGAACCCTCATCATTCATCGATGCCGATGTTTTCCTGCATTCCCTTGAAAAAATGAGCCGAGATGAACTGATCAACATTATAAAAACTTTTATTACACTGTATCCAGATTCTGTTGCCGAATTTTCCTTTGAGGCCGGGGAAAAGCCTGAGATAAATATAGATGCAGTGACAGATAGAATCAGGTGGATAGTGAGCGGAGAACTTGATTATTATCATATTTGGGATGCCGCCAGAAAACTTGAAGAGATAAAAAAGTCTGCCGACAGACTCATGGAGAAAGGGTCTTACAAAAGCGCATCTGAAATATATCTGGCGCTGGTAAAAGGCGGGGTGGCGGCATATGATGAAGGTGCTGATGACTCGGACGGCGGTCTGGGCGATTTTGTATCAGGGTGCGTTGAAGATTTCAAAGAATGCATGAAAATGATTACAGATCGCTCTTATAAAGATGAGCTTCTGGAAAAAATACTTGTTATTATTGAGGATGAAGACTACGGTCTGGATACGCAGGAAATGCTTTTAGATGTCATTTCTCTGGAAAATATACCTAGGGTGGAAGCATATCTTCTGGAAAAAGTGAAGCAACTGAGAAAAACCAGCGCCGGTTTCAGTTATACGTATAATAAGAATAAGATTATAGGATTACTGGTCGAGCTGTATGACCTGCTCGGAAAGCCTGATGAAAAGCTGCGGCTTGCTCAATATGAACTTGAGGACAGGGAGGATTATATCAGGCTGGTAGAGGTACTGGCACAGGAAGGGAAGTTCGAGGAGGCACTTGACGCTGTCAAAAAAGGTATGGCACTGCCAGGAGAGAGAACAACACATTTGAGTGAACTTTATTTTGATATTGCTGAAGTAATGGTGAAAGATAAGCCACAACTCATAGACTTCAAGACGTCTCTTGCTGCCGCACTTGAAATGATGTCGCGTCGCTTTGACGCAAAAAAATACGAGAAAGCAAATGCGGTCTTCCGTACCACAGGTAAGCTTGATGAGTTCAGATCGGCGCTGCGCACAGGTCATGTGAACAGGGACAGTGCGGTCAGGGCATTTCTGCATGACGGTGAATTGAATGCTGCAGCTGAAATGATCCTGGCAGAACCTGTATCTTCAAGCGTCATAATTGAAGCATCCACTGCCGCCGCAGATAAAGGGATGAGGCACGAGTCCGCTATACTTACAAGACTGGCACTTAAGCGGGGATGGATCGACGGGCGCCCTCCCATTGGTGTGCTTCTTGATGTGATGATGGATGTATCAGGTAAAGAGGAACTGTGCAATCTGACAGAGCGCATTTTGAAAATGAAAATGGCAGGGACAGCTGTCCTGCTTTTGCCGTATCTCATGAAAAAAGAGCCGGAACTTGCTGCCGTGCTGGCAGGCAGGTTCTTGAACGATATGCCTGTGGAACTTGTAGCACAGGTCGCAATGGCGGCGGCAGAGAAGTCACCTGAGGAGGGGGCAGCTCTATGCAGAATGAGGATAAACGAGGATATTTTGCGTTCCCATGTCCATTATGATAAAGCGATAATGCTGCTTTTGGCGATCAGAGATATTTACGTATCAATAGGGAAGGAATCTGAATGGTCAGGGTTTATCAGGGGATTTGCTGCTGAGAATAAGGGGAAGAGGAAGCTGGTTGAGAGAGTGAGGAAGGAGTTCAGTGCAGTTAAATAGGATTTGTGTAATTTGCCGGCAGATACTCTCACCGTGCACATGGCATTACACCATGATCACTGCAAAGGAGCAGTAATTAATATCGATATTGATAAGTGCTAAAATAACAATACTTATTGAGGTACCACCAATGCTCTCAAAACAGGAACTCATAGAAGCACAGAACACCAGTCCTTCATTAATCGAACATATGATCGACCCTGCCGTCCAGACCCAGCCCAACGGCATCGAGATGACACTGCAAAGTGTCCATCGATTAGAAGGGGCTGGCTCCATTGCCTTTGATAATGCTGAAAGGCAATTGCCAGATACTTATGCCTTGGAATTCGACGAAAATGGTTGGCTCAACCTTGAACCAGGCATCTACAAGATCATCTACAACGAGGTAGTGAACATTCCCGACGGTATCGCAGCCATTGCCCGGGCTCGTTCAAGCCTGCTGCGCTGTGGTGTCGCCCTGGAGACCGCGGTCTGGGATGCAGGTTATAGCGGTCGAAGTGAGAGTCTGTTAGTAGTACATAACCCGGATGGTTTCAGGTTAAAACGAAATGCAAGGGTCGTACAGCTGATCTTTTTCAAACTCAGCAGCAGGGTTGATGAAGGTTACAGCGGAATTTATCAAAATGAAAATAAATAGAGGTAATCGTGTTTACAATTTCCTGGCCGGAAGTGCCGGTTTCAGAACCTTCTGTCTTGACAATATATGCATCTCCTCCGCCGCCCAACGATTTGGTCTGACCGGCAATAACATACCCTTTATCTGAACTCTGTAGTACGGAATATCCCATCTCACTGTTTTGCCCTCCGAAAACCTGGGTCCACTGAAGATCACCATCCCTGTTAAGTTTTAAAAGATTCATATCATATAATCCGTATGAATACTGGTTGGTTTTTCCTGCTATATATATACCCGCCATCAGATGTCTTTTTTATTGACCTGGCATCGTCCTGTGTATCATCCCCGCCATAGACTTTCTCCCAGACTTTTTCTCCATCCAGGTTCACCTTAACTACGTAAATATCAGAAAATTCATTGAAAGATTTGGTGTATCCGGCTGCTACGTATCCATTATCCTGTTGGGTAATGGAATAGAACTGATCATCGCCGCTGCCACCAAAATCTGATTTCCACTTAACAGTCCCTTCATGATCAGTCTTAACTATGTATGCATCATAACTCAAATCGCTGACCGACCGGGTATAACCTCCAATGATGTATCCATTATCAGGAGTTTGCTGGATGTCATATGCACCATCTTCCTCGCCCATGCCAATACCCAGATCCCATTCAATATTACCATTTGGATCAAATTTGATGAGTGAAATATCACTATCATAAAAATTCAGCCAGGTATCCCCTGCTGCCAAATACCCGCCATCTTTGGTCTGGATGATAGCTTCACATACATCCCTCTGGTTCCCACCAGACTTTTGTTCCCACTCAACTTTTCCGGCAGAATCCAATTTTAACATATAAAAATCATTAACTCCCTCAGTCTCAGTATAGGTTCCACCGCAGACAATATATCCTCCGTCAGATGTCTGCTTGATAGAATTTGCAAAATCCTCTTTAGATGCTATATACTTGTTTTCCCATTCCACTTCTCCTGATGCAGTAAGTTTTACCACATAAATATCCTCAGAGGTATTTACAGAATATTTTTTACCTGCAGCAATATAACCACCATCAGAAGTCCGGGCAATATCATATATTGTATCTTCTAAATTATCACCCAGGTTTAGTTCCCATTGGACAGGTGTAGCTGTGTCTGCATATACAATAAATGGTGAAAATAAAAATAAATAAATAGATAAAGTAAATATTAATTTAAAACACATGATTTTATCACCGCTTAATGATTTATTTCATATATATTAAAATTTTTTTGATAATATTCGTTCAATTACTTTTTCCTTCTTTTTAATAGCATCTAATGCCGCCTTATCGATCTTTTCACACATATCTTTAAAATCAAGTGGTTCCACTTCCCCTACCAGTTTTTTAATTGGGGTATAGGCCGATTCCCTGAACCTTGGTGAAAAATCTATAATCTTGCCATCAATCTCCAGTCTCGCGCCGCTACCTTTTCTGACCTCGCCGATAATATCAGCAGACACCCCATTTTCTTTCAATTCATCGAGGATAGCTTCAGCAGATTCAGGAGGTGTAATGATAAGCAGTGCATCCAGGGACACACCCAGATAATCGATCTCCAGTCCTTCCAACATGGATAGTACTTTAGGATGTACCAATGGCCTGATCCGTTCTTCATGGAAAATCAGTTCCACGCCGGCTGTCCTGGAAATCTCTTTTGCATCTCCACGCACACCGCCATTTGTTACATCAGTCATGGCGTGGATTTGCTCAAGTAATCCAGCCTTCATGATAACTTCGCAAGCCTCAATAAACTTGATATTTATAGTCTCATTCACAATATCATGCATGCCGAAATACAGCGCAGTAGTTGAGATCGTTCCGCCCCCGGCTCCTTCAGTCATTAATATCACATCTCCGGGTTTAGCCTTTATCCTGGAAGAAATGGTTTGAGTAATTCCCACTGCACCCACACCACCAGTCATGCGCTCCCCAATGACCATATCTCCCCCGATACGCAGTGTACTGCCTGTGATTAAGGGCACACCTGTCAATTCAGATACTGCAGTAATCCCGGCAATGTGATCAAATATTTTACCTACATCCCCGTCATCAGCCACATGGATATCAGACAGCATAGCCAGAGGTCGCGCTCCCATAGCATATATGTCCCTAAGTGCTGCCCGAGCCACATGAAAACCTGCCAGGAACGGATAATCGCTTAACCGGCTGTGGATCCCATCCACTGTTACAACCAGATACTCTCCGGAATCAGTCTTAACTACACCAGAGTCATCAAGATGAGAAGTGTCCACCTCAGCCTTGGTCTTACCGATTACCTGGGCGATCTTTTCATGAGCATAAAAATCACCTGCACCCCGGCTGCCCACTCCGAATTGGCCCATGGTAACGTTTGATTCTACTGGTCTTAGAATTCCTTTTTCTAATCTCAGGGTTGCCTGTGATTCCACAAGTACGGCGTGAGCAAGTTTTCTTGCATAAAGTTGAGTAATCCTCTTACCTTTGATCTCAAGTATCCTTTCTGTAAGTCTTTCCTCAATTTGATCTGTATTCTCACCAAGTAATAGAGCCCGTTTAGCATAACCTTCAATGTCCATCACCTAAATGATGAGATATTGATTATTAAAGTTTTTTAAAAAAAAATTAAATACAGACCATTCCCGGATTACCATACCAGGGCAACATGCTCCATTTCGCCACTGCCAGATAATTCATTCAGGATGGTAAATACTTCTTCAGATGTAATGTCAGCTGCTTTACGACTCATGTTGACCACCTGGTCTACTTCAACAGATCCAGTGCTGCTCAGGAGCTTTATAATACGGAGTACTGTATTTTTTTGCCGTTCATGCTCTCTTGTCTGGTATGTACGAACTGAGCGCAGAAAATCTATTTTCCTGAACTCGGGCCAGTACGGTGCACAGAAATAGGCAGCACATTCGTTTCCATTGGCCTGCCAGGGCAGGAAGTTAGATATCCTCTCATCACCTCCAGTCCTGATAATAAGATCCACATCAGGAACCGCCAGACTATCTGAAGGGTAAAGGTGGGCCGAAATGATGTTCTCATCAATGTTTGATAAAGCAAGTTCCCGTATTCGAATCTTATTTGCTATTATCTTTGCAGCATCCACAATCTCCTGGCGCCCTCCATAGGCCATGGCAATGTTCAAATAAAAATTGCCATAATGTTTGGTGATATCTTCTACCTGGCGAGCAGTTTTTTGAAGAGATAAAGGAAGCAAGTTTAGATTACCCAGAATCCGAACTCGCATTTTTCGTTGATGGGTGCGGTCATCATCAATAAGTTCCTCTAATTTGATTCCGATCAATTCGAACAAATTTTTCTTTTCATCCTCTGGCCTGTTCAGGTTTTCTGTAGAGAAGGCATAGAGTGTAAGTTGTTTAACACCAAATTCATAACTCCAGTCAAGCACATTTTCTGTAGTGTTTGCACCCTGGATATATCCCTGTTGGGTAGACTTACCACTTTTGCAGGCAAATCTACGATTCCCATCCATAATAATTGCGATATGTTCAGGGACTCTGAATTCTCTGATCTCTGAAGTGAGGAGACGTTCGTATCCAGAATACAGAATATTGTTAATCGTTTTTCTGATACTATACCCCATATGCAAAACCATTTGCATAAACTAATACAAATAATTATTTAAATAGTTATCAATTTATTAAATAATTCGATTGTAATTATAAATATATCAAGTATAATGGAATATTATATACTGGTATCACCATAAAGAAAGAAAAATAATGAAAAAAAGGGCTAATTTATTATGATTGTTAATTTTCTTTGGATGGCATTGATTTTTTTTATCCTTGCAGCCATACTACCCAGCAAATTTAAATCTTATAGGATGCCAATCGGTGGTATGGGATGGATATTTTTTGCTGCGTATTGGGCTCTTCAACCGTTTTATTACCTAAAAGAAGGTGATTTTTCAATGGTAATTTTAATGCTTGTTGTGGCTTTGATCTGTTTGATCATCGCTCATCTCATGTTCATTACTTACTTAAAATCCAATAAAGGTATGCTGCAGGACAATCAAACTAATATAACAAAAACATTGATGGCAGCTACAACTGTAACTGCTATCGGTGCGCTGTTCTATTTTCCTTTTGCGCAGATTGAATCATTGAACCATTCTTTAATTTCTACTGTTACATCACAAACCTTCTGGCTTTCCCAGCAGGCAGGATTTCCTGTAATCAGATTGGATTGGAATATGATAATGCTTGAAGGATATCGAGTAGAGATCATTCTTGCCTGTACAGCCATCGAGAGCATTGCCCTGTTCTTTGGATTGATCCTGGGAATAAAAGCAGATCGAAAAAAAGTACTAATGGCATTAATGGCTTCAATTCCAGTAATCTACATCTTAAACCTAATCAGGAACACGTTTGTAATAGGAGCATATGGATATAAGTGGTTTGGAACCGGCCCGATGATAGTACATTTATTTGGAAATGAATATTTCCTGCACCAATCGGCCAGTTTCTATATTGGGCATCATATCATCGCAAAAGGAGGATCAGGAGTTGCATTATTATTCATTGCTTATGCAGTATTAAAGCTGCTTCCCGAACTTCTCGACCTTATCGACAACCTCTGGCTGTTAATTAAGGAGGATGTCAGGAATATTTTCAGGAGTGATTAGCCATTCTTGCCCGGAATACAGATACGCTATTAGGCGGGATTTTTGTAGTTGCAATTATCCTGGCAATTGCAGCTTTCTTCCTGGATTCGGAATTATTGGCAAAGGAATCTGCTCTTGTTTTTCTTTTGGATTTGCTTTTTATATGGTTCTTCAGGGACCCGGAACGACCAGTTGGGGGAATTGATGAGGGAATCGTATCTCCGGCTGATGGGAAAGTAGTGGATATCAGGGGAAATACGGCTTGTATCTTTATGAACTTCCATAATGTACATGTCAATAGGGCCCCTGTTTCTGGAAAGATTGTTAAGATGCATCACAGGGATGGCGGTTATTTACCTGCATTTTTCAAGGATTCGCTTAAAAATGAACGCAATACAATATGTATCGAATCAGATTACGGTTTGGTAAAAATGACACAAATAGCTGGTACCGTGCCCAGAAGGATTGATACATATTTCAATGTGGGGGATAGAGTGGTCAGAGGCGAGCGGATCGGAATGATCAGGTTCGGAAGCCGTGTGGACATAACACCCCCAGAGGGATATGCATTAACAATAAAAAAAGGCGATAGGGTCAAAGCGGCCATATCTATAGTAGCCAGGAAAGTGGATGAAGCTTCGGGGGCAATTCCTGATAATAATAAAGGTGAATAACTTGAATGACAGCATATTTCGATTGATCAAGCTTCCTGACCTTGTAACCCTGGTGAATGCACTGTTAGGTTTTACTGCCATCCTAATGGTTGTCCAGGATAATTCAAATACCTCCAATGCCTCGATCCTGATTGTAATGGCTGTGATTACAGACGGTATTGATGGTGCAATTGCCAGAAGATTAGAATATGGATTATTGGGCGAACAACTTGATTCACTGGCCGATATGATCTCATTTGGAGTTGCACCTGCTGTTATTGCATATTCTTTACTTGCAACACAATACCATTATTTGATCTGTATAGTTGGAGGGACATTCCTGGCCTGCGGCATTTTAAGACTGGCCAGGTTTAATGCTATCAATTATAAATCCGGATTCAGAGGTTTGCCCATTACAACATCTGGTCTTGCAGTTACATTATATATACTAACATTCGAAGGACTTAACTTTAAGTTATTTTCCTATGGTCTCCTGGGATTAATGGTACTTCTTGGTGGATTGATGGTGAGCAGGGTACCATATACAAAGATCAAAGATTTCAGGGTAATGTATTCAACTTTATTCTTATTATTATTGTTAATTGTATTTTTCTATTTAGGGGATCTAGAAAAAACACATGCAATAGCAGGTATTACGTGTATCCTGATTGGATTATACATTTTTAGTCCTGTTATGAAATTAAAAGAAATAATTAGAAAATGAAGCTTGTCCTTTTATAATGATCACATAAACAATAGATAAAGTGATGTAATTATGAGCACTTCACTATTTCCGGATGACCTTTCAACTCCATCCCTTATCCATGCACAGGAACTGGTCAGAAAGAAGGTCATCTTATATGATGATTATCCTGATCTTGCTATTGTGGGTGGTGTGGATCAGGCATTCTATAAAAACAACATTATATCCGGTATTGTGGTAATTGATTATGGATCATTGGAGATTATTGAGGAAGTTTATCATCAAGACACTGCTCAATATCCTTACATTCCCACTTTTCTTTCCTTCAGGGAAGGGCCAGCCATCACATCTGCCTTCTCCAAATTGAACCATGAACCAGATATCCTGATGGTAGATGGATGCGGAATCAACCATCCCCGGGGCGCCGGGCTTGCCACTCATGTGGGAGTGGCATTGGACTTACCTACCATCGGAGTAGCAAAGAATATATTATGCGGAGAGGGAGATGAGCCGATACAGGTCGGGGACGTGAATCCTTTGATGTTCAAAGCACAGCAGGTGGGCTGGCTCATCAAATCATGCCAGAGGTGCAGGTCCATTGTGGTAGCACCAGGTCACCGGGTGAGCATGAAAGGATCACTTGAGATAACTCAGAATATGTTAAAAGGTCACAAACTGCCTGAACCGTGCTTTCTTGCCCACAATTATGTAAACAGAATTAAGAAAACAATAAAGCACAAT
The genomic region above belongs to Methanosarcinales archaeon and contains:
- the pssA gene encoding CDP-diacylglycerol--serine O-phosphatidyltransferase, whose translation is MNDSIFRLIKLPDLVTLVNALLGFTAILMVVQDNSNTSNASILIVMAVITDGIDGAIARRLEYGLLGEQLDSLADMISFGVAPAVIAYSLLATQYHYLICIVGGTFLACGILRLARFNAINYKSGFRGLPITTSGLAVTLYILTFEGLNFKLFSYGLLGLMVLLGGLMVSRVPYTKIKDFRVMYSTLFLLLLLIVFFYLGDLEKTHAIAGITCILIGLYIFSPVMKLKEIIRK
- the artA gene encoding archaeosortase A, giving the protein MIVNFLWMALIFFILAAILPSKFKSYRMPIGGMGWIFFAAYWALQPFYYLKEGDFSMVILMLVVALICLIIAHLMFITYLKSNKGMLQDNQTNITKTLMAATTVTAIGALFYFPFAQIESLNHSLISTVTSQTFWLSQQAGFPVIRLDWNMIMLEGYRVEIILACTAIESIALFFGLILGIKADRKKVLMALMASIPVIYILNLIRNTFVIGAYGYKWFGTGPMIVHLFGNEYFLHQSASFYIGHHIIAKGGSGVALLFIAYAVLKLLPELLDLIDNLWLLIKEDVRNIFRSD
- a CDS encoding endonuclease V; protein product: MSTSLFPDDLSTPSLIHAQELVRKKVILYDDYPDLAIVGGVDQAFYKNNIISGIVVIDYGSLEIIEEVYHQDTAQYPYIPTFLSFREGPAITSAFSKLNHEPDILMVDGCGINHPRGAGLATHVGVALDLPTIGVAKNILCGEGDEPIQVGDVNPLMFKAQQVGWLIKSCQRCRSIVVAPGHRVSMKGSLEITQNMLKGHKLPEPCFLAHNYVNRIKKTIKHN
- a CDS encoding deoxyuridine 5'-triphosphate nucleotidohydrolase, which codes for MLSKQELIEAQNTSPSLIEHMIDPAVQTQPNGIEMTLQSVHRLEGAGSIAFDNAERQLPDTYALEFDENGWLNLEPGIYKIIYNEVVNIPDGIAAIARARSSLLRCGVALETAVWDAGYSGRSESLLVVHNPDGFRLKRNARVVQLIFFKLSSRVDEGYSGIYQNENK
- the uppS gene encoding di-trans,poly-cis-decaprenylcistransferase; translated protein: MGYSIRKTINNILYSGYERLLTSEIREFRVPEHIAIIMDGNRRFACKSGKSTQQGYIQGANTTENVLDWSYEFGVKQLTLYAFSTENLNRPEDEKKNLFELIGIKLEELIDDDRTHQRKMRVRILGNLNLLPLSLQKTARQVEDITKHYGNFYLNIAMAYGGRQEIVDAAKIIANKIRIRELALSNIDENIISAHLYPSDSLAVPDVDLIIRTGGDERISNFLPWQANGNECAAYFCAPYWPEFRKIDFLRSVRTYQTREHERQKNTVLRIIKLLSSTGSVEVDQVVNMSRKAADITSEEVFTILNELSGSGEMEHVALVW
- a CDS encoding phosphatidylserine decarboxylase produces the protein MLARNTDTLLGGIFVVAIILAIAAFFLDSELLAKESALVFLLDLLFIWFFRDPERPVGGIDEGIVSPADGKVVDIRGNTACIFMNFHNVHVNRAPVSGKIVKMHHRDGGYLPAFFKDSLKNERNTICIESDYGLVKMTQIAGTVPRRIDTYFNVGDRVVRGERIGMIRFGSRVDITPPEGYALTIKKGDRVKAAISIVARKVDEASGAIPDNNKGE